The Vigna angularis cultivar LongXiaoDou No.4 chromosome 9, ASM1680809v1, whole genome shotgun sequence DNA window aaagaaattttacAAGAAAAACTGTGATAAGGACATCAATGATTTAAATTTAGATACAACCTTGAAATCTGAAATCACACATGATAAGCACTCAAGGAAACAATCTAAAGATAATCTTGATCTGGATAAGATGATTGCAGAGTTTTGTCATCTAAAAGATGTTTGTTCAATGATGCATGGCAATGATATAGAAGTAGAAGTTGAAGCACAATCAAACCAGAAGCAAGCCATTTCTGAAAAGGCAAAAGAAGCAATTTGTGAATTTGTGAATCAGATGGTATTAAATGGCAAAGATCCGGCTGAAGCCAGAAAATTCCTTTGTTCCCATCAACTTGTGGAAGCTATTGAGCTTCTAAGTTCAGATAAGGAATTGTTTCTTTCACTTCTACAAAATCCGAATTCGCTGTTGTTGAAATGTGTTCAAGAGTTTAGGAATTCTCAGGGaacaaatgaaaaagaatatggTCCAGTACTTGGTTCCAACTTCTCCGAACAAGATCATGGCAACCTGAAACAAAATGGGGATCTAGTCAACCACAAGAAGCATAACTTTTTCAGAAAAAAGACGAAGTCTCATTCAAAAAGTTCAGCAAATGAGAACGGGAACAGTAATTTATCAAGTATTGTTATTTTGAAGCCTGGGCAGATGGGCTGGCAAAATTCTGAAACTGGAAAAAACCTTGCCTCTTATCAAGATTCTTATGATGTTGTCAAATACAATGGTCCTTCTGTGAGAGGTAGTTCACATTTTTCTCTCAcagagataaaaaagaaattaaagcaTGCTATGGGAAGGGAGAGACATGGAAACCCTGAAGGGATCTCAAAAAGACACCCTGCTGCTGAATGTCAAAATAGGAGGCCTAGCAGCAAAGTCATTGGTAAAGACAATGTTGGAATGAGATCTCCTAATAAAGATCactttttcattgaaaaaattGGAAGACCTGCCTCTGGTGTTATGAAAGGAGACAAGCCTAGTACAACTAAAGATTTTGAATTGACAATGGAACATGAAAATGGTAGTCATCCAAAACAAAGGGTTTCTAACTTATATATTGAGGCTAAGAAACATTTGTGTGAAATTGTAGGTAATGGAGATGAGAAAATAGACTTGTCAAGTAGGCAGATTTCTAGAACCCTTGGCAAAATACTATCTCTTCCTGAGTACAGCTTTTCTCCCTTTGGCAGTCCTAGAAGGGATTGGGAGCATCATTCAGTAACAGCACAGAAAATATTTTCCACTTCAGATAAGATTTGGGTGGGTAATAAGGATAATGTGTCTCCCAAACAAGAATCCTCTGTTGGTCATTTGGATCAGGAAATAGACAATTCAGAGGAGCAGTCAATAATTTGTGACGAAATCTCTAATAACAAAGTTCAAGAAATTAAGTCAGACTCAAATGTTGCAAATGATCGTGGCCATGTTGATGAAACACAAAATCTTTGTCCTGATAGAGATGAGATAGTTACTGGAGGTATCatgagtaaaatatattttataagttttggTGTATGTTCCTTTATATATTTGCTGCTTatccttttattaatttttgtgcAGGTGATGTAGAATCTGCACAAGAGGTGAATGTTTTGGAATCTTCCTCACAACCAGTTGACCTCAGTGTAGGAAAGGAAGACCAAAACTATGGTCTCTCAGAAATTTCTGATTGTGCAAAATGCTCTCAATGTTCAAAGCAGGTAATATTTCTGTTTGCATTTTGCTTTTACATAAATCAATGGTTTTGGATAACTTGATTATTATTCCAGATGTGTTGTCAAATAAGGACTGGTTAAGATTTGTATAGCTGTGTAGTTCTCTCATTTGTTCTTTCCACAGGATGTAGAAAAAGAACACAAACCAACATCTCCTCTATTATCTCCACCCCACTATTCCACCACCAAAGAAAGTGTTACAGATGCATCTGGGCGGCCAAGTCCCATATCTGTTCTTGACACACCATTCTTTGAAGACGAAGTTCAGCCTGGTAAGCATTCTTTCAATAAAGCCATGAAAGGCCTATATTAAATAGTTAAAATCTCTTTCTAAAAGCTACTTATTCAAAAACCTGTTTCCAATGTTTCTACTTCTTGCTGCCTCTAACTGTTTGCAgaacacaaacaaaataaagagtTGCATGCTAGTTACTGGGGGAGCTCTAAATCTTGCTTATCTTGAAATTGCTTAAGAAACTAATggttttgaacttattttttCGATTGTATATCATTGTcctttgagaaaataaaaaagaagaagttaGAATCATATCAAGGGACAAATCAGCACAATATGTAACAATGTAacataccatttttttttttgccatattaattttaatctcacgcgttatttattcataattttcaGTTGAAGTATCAGTCCGACCACTGCAATTTGGAGAACAATACTCTTCACCTTTGGATGAAATCAATAGAGAAAAGTATTGtcttaaagaaaatgaatggaTATATGATTACATCAAAGCAATTCTGCAAACCTCTGGATTGACTATAGATCAATTGTCAATGGAATGCCTTTCCTCAGACAAGATCCTAGATCCTTCCTTGTTTGATGAGGTAGAGTTACCAAACCAGATTTGCCGTGATCAGAAGCTCATTCATGACTGTGTCAATAATGTTCTCATGGAGGTTTGTCAGAATTACTTCAGGTTCTCACCTTGTGTGTCATTCATAAAACCTGGCATAAGGCCTTCTCCAAACATGATGAAGGTTATTCTCAAAGTATGGGAAGGAATGTGTTGGCATTTCCTTCCCTTGCCCCCACCCCGTACCTtagacaaaattattaaaaaggaCATGGATAAAAATGGAACATGGATGGACCTTAGACTTGAAGCTGAAACCATTGGTTTTGAAATGGAAGAAGCCATTCTTGCAGAACTGATGGAAGATACAATACTAGGCTGTGTAAGCAAAAGCTCAGAAGGTGATTGTTCTCAGCTTGAATTTGAATATAAGGACAAAGAAAACACCAAAAATGTGTAATAGACAGCTTACTACTTTTTGTTCATTATCACCTCTTAAATTCCTTTATGAAAAGTGGAAGGGAAGTAAAGAATACTTGAGTTTGTAGGAATTTTCTAAGCATATTTGGCAGCTTAACATTTCTGACTTCTCCTGTGTTTACATGGTAAGGAACATAAATAAGGGACCACAAGTCACAATAAGTAAAGAAGAAGCCACTTACAAGGACTTCTTGCTGAAGTACAGACAATGCTTGTCTTGTTTACAATGACAAAAGTTAACACTTTTATTTTGTGTGTGCTTCACTTCACTCACTAAGGGCAAATGGTATTTAGTTGTAGAGTTTGATATGTTGATCATACTAGCAAGGTGTGTTTGGTATCATTATCATCCTTACTTTgtatattagtttttttcttcCGTAATCTATATATTGTATGTACAAGTTTGGAAATAATGAAGTGTGACTCAACTTATTGAAGTTTCCAAGGGAAGAAGAAACATGAAGAAAAAAGAGACATGAAACTGTGACATCAGTGCCATTAGGAAATTGCAAACTGCTTTTTTGAAGCTAAAACATGTTAACAAATATTCATTGCTTGATACATTTTTAATGCTTTTTGGTTGGTGATaattctctttccttttttttaaactaacaCATGTACATGTAATCTCAATTCTTTAGAACCATATTATGTATTTATACACAAGAAAATGTAGTGGATTGGATGCTGTGTTTGTCTCTTTACAGTATCCCTCTGCAATCTTTCTCATTAGACACTTAAAAATAGGACCATTCTATGTTTTAGATCTAAGTTAAAAACTTTGGTATTTGAATTCCAGTGCCAAACAAAAGGGAAGAAGTTTAAGAATCCATCCTTAATTTCTCACATGAGTGCAGTTTTTATTTCTCCAAATTATTCAATTTCTCTATCATGTTACAAACATAGGCAATTTTTCAATTTGGACAGACAGGGCACTTTGATAAGGAGAAGAAATGTGTGTCTTAATGTGGATGTTGTAGCACGTATCGGCAAGAAGACAACATTGGATAACACTAACCgtatataacaaatttataagaCATTTacatacattaaata harbors:
- the LOC108321200 gene encoding uncharacterized protein LOC108321200, with product MAKKSQRRHVRFEKDKSGCMWGFISMFDFRHGHSTRKMIADKRRSSKHAVGAINSKTKFENTNLDEVYQTSSDSGESRRPTIVTAANKPSVKKLIEEEMFIDQNKMKDTDSAQIESKESKLRRDVLLKLDSKRKKKFYKKNCDKDINDLNLDTTLKSEITHDKHSRKQSKDNLDLDKMIAEFCHLKDVCSMMHGNDIEVEVEAQSNQKQAISEKAKEAICEFVNQMVLNGKDPAEARKFLCSHQLVEAIELLSSDKELFLSLLQNPNSLLLKCVQEFRNSQGTNEKEYGPVLGSNFSEQDHGNLKQNGDLVNHKKHNFFRKKTKSHSKSSANENGNSNLSSIVILKPGQMGWQNSETGKNLASYQDSYDVVKYNGPSVRGSSHFSLTEIKKKLKHAMGRERHGNPEGISKRHPAAECQNRRPSSKVIGKDNVGMRSPNKDHFFIEKIGRPASGVMKGDKPSTTKDFELTMEHENGSHPKQRVSNLYIEAKKHLCEIVGNGDEKIDLSSRQISRTLGKILSLPEYSFSPFGSPRRDWEHHSVTAQKIFSTSDKIWVGNKDNVSPKQESSVGHLDQEIDNSEEQSIICDEISNNKVQEIKSDSNVANDRGHVDETQNLCPDRDEIVTGGDVESAQEVNVLESSSQPVDLSVGKEDQNYGLSEISDCAKCSQCSKQDVEKEHKPTSPLLSPPHYSTTKESVTDASGRPSPISVLDTPFFEDEVQPVEVSVRPLQFGEQYSSPLDEINREKYCLKENEWIYDYIKAILQTSGLTIDQLSMECLSSDKILDPSLFDEVELPNQICRDQKLIHDCVNNVLMEVCQNYFRFSPCVSFIKPGIRPSPNMMKVILKVWEGMCWHFLPLPPPRTLDKIIKKDMDKNGTWMDLRLEAETIGFEMEEAILAELMEDTILGCVSKSSEGDCSQLEFEYKDKENTKNV